One region of Penaeus vannamei isolate JL-2024 chromosome 36, ASM4276789v1, whole genome shotgun sequence genomic DNA includes:
- the LOC138859470 gene encoding pre-mRNA-splicing factor 38B-like translates to MNPRDREWVKVRSQPTEISDVTARYDGGGVPRFEYPPSCTFRRRSHSRGVPLPLGHSATSFLSASPSPSTTRLPVVSLSATIVDQDECANETKAKTWVKLPEVVLTSGLYKDLRRLKQLTRNNGPYVQRKGKRRDGFSKEPLTVFEGQSGTTKSQQEIKKEGLVVPAPAGERGREGQREPKRILPEPGRGPESAKARPSRARERARESQSASFQSQGEGQREPKRILPEPGRGPERAKAHPSRARERARESQSASFQSQGEGQREPKRVLPEPGRGPERAKARPSRARERAREPKRILPEPGRGPERAKARPSRARERARESQSASFQSQGEGQREPKRVLPEPGRGPERAKARPSRAREKARESQSASFQSQGEGQREPKRVLPEPGRGPERTQERTKERLDVSGGASAVNVSELLTKTTPDSRTRYTNDSQDFGPSELPTRPVYSDATLPRLERVPDNAVQVSREREALRPRTRPRITRTG, encoded by the exons ATGAACCCGAGGGACCGCGAGTGGGTCAAAGTCCGCTCCCAACCAACTGAGATCTCCGACGTGACTGCG AGATATGATGGGGGTGGGGTACCAAGATTTGAATACCCTCCCTCCTGCACCTTCCGGCGGAGGTCACACTCACGgggcgtccccctccccctcgggcaCTCAGCGACATCATTTTTGTCAGCGTCACCATCGCCTTCCACGACCAGGCTGCCGGTTGTGTCACTGTCAGCGACTATTGTTGACCAAGACGAATGCGCTAACGAGACAAAGGCCAAGACCTGGGTGAAACTTCCAGAAGTTGTGTTGACCTCAGG GCTTTATAAGGACTTGCGGAGATTAAAACAACTGACAAGGAATAATGGCCCCTATGTGCAA cgtaaagggaagagaagggacggATTCTCCAAGGAACCTCTTACGGTGTTTGAGGGCCAGAGCGGGACCACTAAGAGCCagcaagagataaaaaaggagggtCTAGTTGTACCAGCGCCAGCAGGAGAGCGAGGCA gagagggccagagagagccaAAGCGCATCCTTCCAGAGCcagggagagggccagagagTGCCAAAGCGCGTCCTTCCAGAGCcagggagagggccagagagagccaAAGCGCGTCCTTCCAGAGCCAGGGAGAAGGCCAGAGAGAGCCAAAGCGCATCCTTCCAGAGCcagggagagggccagagagagccaAAGCGCATCCTTCCAGAGCcagggagagggccagagagagccaAAGCGCGTCCTTCCAGAGCcagggagagggccagagagagccaAAGCGCGTCCTTCCAGAGCcagggagagggccagagagagccaAAGCGCGTCCTTCCAGAGCcagggagagggccagagagCCAAAGCGCATCCTTCCAGAGCcagggagagggccagagagagccaAAGCGCGTCCTTCCAGAGCcagggagagggccagagagagccaAAGCGCGTCCTTCCAGAGCcagggagagggccagagagagccaAAGCGCGTCCTTCCAGAGCcagggagagggccagagagagccaAAGCGCGTCCTTCCAGAGCCAGGGAGAAGGCCAGAGAGAGCCAAAGCGCGTCCTTCCAGAGCcagggagagggccagagagagccaAAGCGCGTCCTTCCAGAGCCAGGGAGAGGGCCAGAAAGAACccaagagagaacgaaggagaggctAGATGTATCCGGCGGGGCCTCGGCTG TGAACGTTTCAGAACTCCTCACAAAGACAACGCCCGACAGCCGTACACGATATACAAATGATTCACAAGACTTCGGACCATCAGAACTCCCTACAAGGCCGGTGTATTCGGACGCGACACTCCCTCGCCTCGAGCGCGTGCCAGACAACGCGGTACAAGTGTCACGAGAACGCGAAGCTCTTCGCCCGAGAACAAGACCGCGGATCACGAGAACAGGCTGA